A stretch of Saccharothrix texasensis DNA encodes these proteins:
- a CDS encoding ATP-grasp domain-containing protein encodes MKVVFATCDALPAGDGDDDALVGALADVGVHASWAAWGTSTPADLVVLRSTWDYPERLPEFLAWCDAEPALVNPASVVRWNTDKAYLVDLARHGVPVVPTAVAGPGFADWPDGEFVVKPTVGAGSRGALRVAAGDHETAAAHLAALAAPALVQPYQSHVDSVGETAMVFLGGQYSHAFTKGAMLTPDAEYDESGLYIVERLAGASPSPAQRRVAEDVLDAAAELTGLRRPDFLYARVDLIPGPDHAPLLLELELVEPSLGFRHTDATAPLRFASAVRTALSRR; translated from the coding sequence GTGAAGGTCGTCTTCGCGACCTGCGACGCGCTGCCCGCCGGCGACGGCGACGACGACGCCCTGGTCGGGGCACTCGCCGACGTCGGCGTGCACGCGTCGTGGGCGGCGTGGGGCACGTCGACGCCGGCCGACCTGGTCGTGCTGCGGTCCACCTGGGACTACCCCGAGCGGCTACCGGAGTTCCTGGCGTGGTGCGACGCCGAGCCCGCGCTGGTGAACCCGGCGTCCGTGGTGCGGTGGAACACCGACAAGGCCTACCTGGTCGACCTGGCGCGCCACGGCGTGCCCGTCGTGCCGACGGCGGTGGCCGGGCCGGGCTTCGCCGACTGGCCGGACGGCGAGTTCGTGGTGAAGCCGACCGTCGGCGCGGGGTCGCGGGGCGCGCTGCGCGTCGCGGCCGGCGACCACGAGACGGCCGCCGCGCACCTGGCCGCCCTGGCCGCGCCCGCGCTCGTGCAGCCGTACCAGTCGCACGTGGACTCCGTCGGCGAGACCGCGATGGTGTTCCTGGGCGGCCAGTACTCGCACGCGTTCACCAAGGGCGCCATGCTCACGCCGGACGCGGAGTACGACGAGTCCGGGCTGTACATCGTGGAACGCCTGGCCGGCGCGTCGCCGTCACCCGCGCAACGCCGGGTCGCCGAGGACGTCCTGGACGCCGCCGCCGAGCTGACCGGCCTGCGCCGCCCCGACTTCCTCTACGCGCGCGTGGACCTGATCCCGGGTCCCGACCACGCCCCGCTGCTGCTGGAACTGGAACTGGTCGAACCCTCGCTGGGCTTCCGCCACACCGACGCCACCGCCCCGCTCCGGTTCGCCTCAGCCGTCCGGACGGCCCTCTCCCGGCGGTAG
- a CDS encoding solute symporter family protein translates to MGGNTTINLGVFGVFVLITLYIVYRAGSRNATASDYYAAGSSFTGPQNGIALSGDFLSAASFLGISGSIAVNGYDGFLYSIGWVVSWLLGLMIIAERLRNTGRFTLGDVLAFRMRQRPVRAAAANVTLVISLFYMIAQMAGAGALMALLLDVHSKVGQSVIIAVVGIVMVLYVLVGGMKGTTWVQIIKAVFLIMCVTLLTVFLLGKFGFSLSAILETASRNTPLGPEVLEPGVRYGATPTSRLDFISLALALVLGTASLPHVLMRFYTVPNAREARRSVVWATWMMATFYLCTLVIGFGALALVGSKEISAAPGGENSAAPLLAYEVGGAVLLGVVSAVAFATILAVVAGLTLTASASFAHDVYANVIKRGQADPRSEVRVARLTAVVVGLLAIVGGIAANGQNVAFLVALAFALAASANLSTIIYSMFWKRFNTPGTLWAVYGGLGSCIFLLAFSPAVSGAKSSIFPDVDFAWFPLSNPGLVSIPFSFLCGYLGTILSKEKADPAKQAEMEVRSLTGIGSGLK, encoded by the coding sequence ATGGGCGGCAACACCACGATCAACCTGGGCGTGTTCGGCGTCTTCGTGCTGATCACCCTCTACATCGTGTACCGGGCGGGCAGCCGCAACGCCACCGCGTCGGACTACTACGCCGCGGGCAGCAGCTTCACCGGGCCGCAGAACGGCATCGCGCTCTCGGGCGACTTCCTGTCCGCCGCGTCGTTCCTCGGCATCTCCGGCAGCATCGCGGTCAACGGCTACGACGGGTTCCTCTACTCCATCGGCTGGGTCGTGTCCTGGCTGCTCGGCCTGATGATCATCGCGGAGCGGTTGCGCAACACCGGCCGGTTCACCCTCGGCGACGTGCTGGCGTTCCGGATGCGGCAACGCCCGGTGCGCGCCGCGGCGGCCAACGTGACCCTGGTGATCTCGCTGTTCTACATGATCGCGCAGATGGCGGGCGCGGGCGCGCTGATGGCGCTGCTGCTGGACGTGCACAGCAAGGTCGGCCAGTCGGTGATCATCGCCGTGGTGGGCATCGTCATGGTGCTGTACGTGCTGGTGGGCGGGATGAAGGGCACCACGTGGGTGCAGATCATCAAGGCCGTCTTCCTGATCATGTGCGTGACGCTGCTGACGGTGTTCCTGCTGGGCAAGTTCGGCTTCAGCCTGTCGGCGATCCTGGAGACGGCGTCGCGGAACACCCCGCTCGGGCCCGAGGTGCTGGAACCGGGCGTGCGGTACGGCGCCACCCCGACCAGCCGGCTCGACTTCATCTCGCTGGCGCTGGCCCTGGTGCTCGGCACCGCGTCGCTGCCGCACGTGCTGATGCGGTTCTACACGGTGCCGAACGCCCGTGAGGCGCGCCGCTCGGTGGTGTGGGCGACGTGGATGATGGCCACCTTCTACCTGTGCACGCTGGTCATCGGTTTCGGCGCGCTGGCGCTGGTCGGCTCGAAGGAGATCTCGGCGGCGCCGGGCGGCGAGAACTCGGCCGCGCCGCTGCTGGCCTACGAGGTCGGCGGCGCGGTGCTGCTCGGCGTGGTGAGCGCGGTGGCGTTCGCGACGATCCTGGCGGTCGTGGCCGGTCTGACGTTGACGGCGTCGGCGTCGTTCGCGCACGACGTGTACGCGAACGTGATCAAGCGCGGTCAGGCCGACCCGCGGTCGGAGGTCCGGGTCGCCCGGCTGACCGCCGTGGTCGTCGGTCTGCTGGCGATCGTCGGCGGCATCGCGGCCAACGGGCAGAACGTGGCGTTCCTGGTGGCGCTGGCGTTCGCGCTGGCGGCGTCGGCGAACCTGTCGACGATCATCTACTCGATGTTCTGGAAGCGGTTCAACACGCCGGGGACGCTGTGGGCGGTGTACGGCGGGCTCGGGTCGTGCATCTTCCTGCTCGCCTTCTCCCCCGCCGTGTCCGGCGCGAAGTCCTCGATCTTCCCCGACGTCGACTTCGCCTGGTTCCCGCTGAGCAACCCGGGCCTGGTGTCGATCCCGTTCTCGTTCCTGTGCGGCTACCTGGGCACGATCCTGAGCAAGGAGAAGGCCGACCCGGCCAAGCAGGCCGAGATGGAGGTCCGGTCGCTGACCGGCATCGGCTCCGGCCTGAAGTGA
- a CDS encoding DUF485 domain-containing protein, with amino-acid sequence MTKAILPPTDSRPARGGRGFATFDDPGSSLLVDEAGDPDFVALQASADFRELRRRITIFVVPATCGFLLWYLGYVALSAYAPDFMATPVWGVINVGLLFGLLQFVSTIALTLGYARYARRTLDPQVVAVRALTAEDQA; translated from the coding sequence ATGACGAAGGCGATCCTGCCTCCGACGGATTCCAGACCCGCCCGCGGCGGGCGCGGCTTCGCCACTTTCGACGACCCCGGGTCTTCCCTGTTGGTCGACGAAGCGGGCGACCCGGACTTCGTCGCGCTACAGGCGAGCGCTGATTTCCGCGAGCTCCGCCGGCGGATAACGATCTTCGTGGTCCCGGCGACGTGCGGATTCCTGCTGTGGTACCTGGGTTATGTGGCGCTGTCGGCGTACGCGCCCGACTTCATGGCCACGCCGGTGTGGGGCGTGATCAACGTCGGCCTGCTGTTCGGGCTGCTCCAGTTCGTCTCCACCATCGCGCTGACGCTGGGCTACGCCCGCTACGCGCGGCGCACGCTCGACCCGCAGGTCGTCGCGGTCCGCGCGCTCACCGCGGAGGACCAGGCCTGA
- a CDS encoding nitrate- and nitrite sensing domain-containing protein, protein MTGDNNARGQWWSAVADWRNWRLPVKLAAVLAVPVLVAVGAGVVQIRGYVKSADTYSSMQRVVTLRAGMDPLIAGVQAERARSAQRTEGAGVPEAEFRELTRATDNATAGVRNLMERTTTLGEVANARFRDVVVQLDGLPQLRERVVSGSVDLEGGIGGYTVVLRALLDFDQAMVGDFGDPALSGTATALHNLAMAGEQVSWQHATVQAGISRVRLLDSEVTALEQSYTRQQDKLADFSAVATPQQQADYRSTVAGQDVDLRNSLFQQIRTNSTAVELFVKADAWNRGSEATLRQLGVVLRSLEGQLTSTASRLQDATSDRAGAASVILLASMFAAAAVGYVVGSYLLRSLRALRTAALDVAEHRLPTLVAQLRENAAHDVSVTPVPVHTREEFGQLARAFDAVHRQAVSSAAEQADLRTGMRNAFINLSRRSQGLVERQLKLMEELERQEENPEQLANLFKLDNLATRMRRNNENLMVLSGSDVARRFTRPVPLGDVLRAAASEIEQYQRVVVQTTPSVEVVGYAAGDLVRLVAELLDNATAFSPPRTQVVVGGRARPGGGVFVDVVDVGVGMSEEDLAQANRRIALAASEDSGELPVSRQLGLYVVGRLAGRHGIDVSLREQGDGLRAVVALPAELVRATGPTPARPPAAQPAIPAPSPSTGPQPALRAAGAQPRSTGPQPALPRAAGAQPYPTGPQPVLPRAAGSSSTGPQPALPRASASPPVLPQPVLPPAVPLKDDGWSPFRGRTVDEPPAAPPATPASAPRRPASTWFGGAPAPSGPASTGPAPSGPGEPARHRAADTHARGEAPVNDKPENDIPAELPKRQPRTNLVAERPSAPDGVAPVRRDPQATRGFLASYQTGIRQGVRGSGENRAGQESG, encoded by the coding sequence GTGACTGGCGACAACAACGCGCGCGGGCAGTGGTGGAGCGCCGTCGCGGACTGGCGGAATTGGCGTCTGCCGGTCAAGCTCGCCGCCGTGCTGGCGGTGCCCGTGCTCGTCGCCGTGGGCGCGGGCGTGGTGCAGATCCGCGGGTACGTCAAGAGCGCCGACACCTACTCCTCGATGCAGCGCGTCGTCACGCTGCGTGCCGGCATGGACCCGCTGATCGCGGGCGTGCAGGCGGAACGGGCGCGGTCGGCGCAGCGGACCGAGGGCGCCGGCGTGCCCGAGGCCGAGTTCCGGGAGCTGACGCGGGCCACCGACAACGCCACCGCCGGCGTGCGGAACCTGATGGAGCGCACCACCACCCTCGGCGAGGTCGCCAACGCCCGGTTCCGCGACGTGGTCGTCCAGCTCGACGGCCTGCCGCAGCTGCGCGAACGGGTGGTCTCGGGCAGCGTCGACCTGGAAGGCGGCATCGGCGGCTACACCGTGGTGCTGCGCGCGCTGCTCGACTTCGACCAGGCCATGGTCGGCGACTTCGGCGACCCGGCGCTGTCCGGCACCGCGACCGCGCTGCACAACCTCGCCATGGCCGGTGAGCAGGTGTCCTGGCAGCACGCGACGGTGCAGGCGGGCATCAGCCGCGTCCGGCTGCTCGACTCCGAGGTCACCGCGCTGGAGCAGTCCTACACCCGCCAGCAGGACAAGCTGGCCGACTTCTCCGCCGTGGCCACGCCGCAGCAGCAGGCCGACTACCGCAGCACCGTGGCGGGCCAGGACGTCGACCTGCGCAACAGCCTGTTCCAGCAGATCCGCACCAACTCCACCGCGGTGGAGCTGTTCGTCAAGGCCGACGCCTGGAACCGCGGCTCGGAGGCCACCCTCAGGCAGCTCGGCGTCGTGCTGCGGTCGCTGGAGGGCCAGCTGACCTCCACCGCGAGCCGGTTGCAGGACGCCACCAGCGACCGGGCGGGCGCGGCGTCGGTGATCCTGCTCGCCTCGATGTTCGCCGCCGCCGCGGTCGGCTACGTCGTCGGCAGCTACCTGCTGCGGTCCCTGCGCGCGCTGCGCACCGCCGCCCTGGACGTCGCCGAGCACCGCCTGCCCACCCTGGTGGCGCAGCTGCGGGAGAACGCCGCGCACGACGTGAGCGTCACGCCGGTGCCCGTGCACACCAGGGAGGAGTTCGGCCAGCTGGCGCGCGCGTTCGACGCGGTGCACCGGCAGGCGGTCAGCTCCGCCGCCGAGCAGGCCGACCTGCGCACCGGCATGCGCAACGCGTTCATCAACCTGTCCCGCCGCAGCCAGGGCCTGGTGGAGCGGCAGCTCAAGCTCATGGAGGAGCTGGAGCGGCAGGAGGAGAACCCCGAGCAGCTGGCGAACCTGTTCAAGCTGGACAACCTCGCCACCCGGATGCGCCGCAACAACGAGAACCTGATGGTGCTCTCCGGCAGCGACGTGGCCCGCCGCTTCACCCGCCCGGTGCCGCTGGGCGACGTGCTGCGCGCCGCCGCGTCCGAGATCGAGCAGTACCAGCGGGTCGTCGTGCAGACCACGCCGTCGGTCGAGGTCGTCGGCTACGCCGCGGGCGACCTGGTCCGGCTGGTCGCCGAGCTGCTGGACAACGCCACCGCGTTCTCGCCGCCGCGCACCCAGGTGGTCGTCGGCGGCCGGGCCCGGCCCGGCGGCGGCGTGTTCGTCGACGTGGTCGACGTCGGCGTCGGCATGTCGGAGGAGGACCTGGCGCAGGCCAACCGCCGGATCGCGCTGGCCGCGTCGGAGGACTCCGGCGAGCTGCCCGTGTCGCGCCAGCTCGGCCTGTACGTGGTCGGCAGGCTCGCCGGCCGGCACGGCATCGACGTGTCGCTGCGCGAGCAGGGCGACGGGCTGCGCGCGGTCGTGGCGCTGCCCGCCGAGCTGGTCCGCGCGACCGGCCCGACACCGGCCCGCCCGCCGGCCGCGCAGCCGGCCATCCCGGCGCCGTCACCGTCCACCGGGCCGCAGCCGGCTCTCCGCGCCGCCGGCGCCCAGCCCCGCTCCACCGGGCCGCAGCCCGCGCTGCCCCGCGCCGCCGGCGCCCAGCCGTACCCGACCGGCCCCCAGCCGGTCCTGCCGCGTGCCGCGGGTTCGTCGTCGACCGGGCCCCAGCCGGCCCTGCCGCGCGCCTCCGCGTCGCCGCCCGTCCTCCCGCAGCCGGTCCTGCCGCCCGCCGTGCCGCTGAAGGACGACGGGTGGTCCCCCTTCCGGGGGCGCACCGTCGACGAGCCGCCCGCCGCGCCGCCCGCCACGCCCGCGTCCGCGCCGCGACGGCCGGCCTCGACCTGGTTCGGCGGCGCGCCGGCGCCCTCCGGACCGGCGTCCACCGGACCGGCGCCCTCGGGGCCGGGGGAACCGGCGCGGCACCGGGCCGCGGACACCCACGCGCGCGGGGAGGCGCCCGTGAACGACAAGCCCGAGAACGACATTCCGGCGGAACTGCCCAAGAGGCAGCCGCGGACCAATCTGGTGGCCGAACGGCCGAGTGCGCCCGACGGGGTGGCACCCGTACGGAGGGATCCGCAGGCGACACGCGGTTTCCTCGCCAGCTACCAGACCGGGATCCGGCAAGGTGTGCGGGGTTCCGGTGAGAATCGAGCTGGGCAGGAGAGCGGATGA
- a CDS encoding roadblock/LC7 domain-containing protein encodes MSTQKSRQVDQFGWLVSNFADRVPGVAHAVVISVDGLLLTASNGLPDDRADQLAAIAAGVASLTESAARCFDGGGVLRSVIEMQYGIMLLMSIRDGSCLAVLAAPDADVGQVAYEMTVVVDQVGQLLTPELRAQLHGAKRMMARPSA; translated from the coding sequence ATGAGCACGCAGAAGTCGCGACAGGTCGACCAGTTCGGGTGGCTGGTGAGCAACTTCGCCGATCGCGTGCCCGGGGTGGCCCACGCCGTGGTGATCTCGGTGGACGGCCTGCTGCTGACCGCGTCCAACGGGCTGCCCGACGACCGGGCCGACCAGTTGGCCGCGATCGCGGCGGGCGTGGCGAGCCTGACCGAGTCGGCGGCGAGGTGCTTCGACGGCGGCGGCGTGTTGCGCTCGGTGATCGAGATGCAGTACGGGATCATGCTGCTGATGTCCATCAGGGACGGCTCGTGCCTCGCGGTGCTGGCCGCACCGGACGCCGATGTCGGCCAGGTCGCCTACGAGATGACCGTGGTCGTGGACCAGGTCGGCCAGCTCCTGACCCCCGAGCTGCGCGCCCAGCTCCACGGCGCGAAGCGGATGATGGCCCGCCCTTCTGCGTGA
- a CDS encoding DUF742 domain-containing protein encodes MDRNEETGASDETFAALLNGFSLDSSRRRRQERPKPEQHQAGSGDTKPHRPVFDDEDEFEYPREEAASIVRAYSWTGGRTTSSFQLEIETLVSAVDWDYPGAMKSEYHEVIALVSRPRSVAEIAALLRLPLGVAKVLLGDMAERGLIDVHRTATSDGELPDLGLMERVLAGLRRL; translated from the coding sequence ATGGACCGGAACGAGGAGACCGGGGCGTCGGACGAGACGTTCGCCGCCCTGCTCAACGGGTTCAGCCTCGACTCCTCCCGCCGTCGCAGGCAGGAGCGGCCGAAGCCCGAGCAGCACCAGGCCGGGAGCGGGGACACCAAACCCCACCGCCCGGTCTTCGACGACGAGGACGAGTTCGAGTACCCGCGCGAGGAGGCGGCGTCGATCGTCCGCGCCTACTCGTGGACCGGCGGGCGGACCACCTCGTCGTTCCAGCTGGAGATCGAGACGCTGGTGTCGGCGGTGGACTGGGACTACCCGGGAGCCATGAAGTCCGAGTACCACGAGGTGATCGCCCTGGTGTCCCGGCCGCGGTCGGTGGCGGAGATCGCCGCCCTCCTGCGCCTGCCGCTGGGCGTGGCGAAGGTGCTGCTCGGCGACATGGCCGAACGCGGCCTGATCGACGTGCACCGCACCGCCACCTCCGACGGCGAGCTGCCGGACCTGGGCCTGATGGAACGCGTCCTGGCGGGTCTCCGCCGCCTCTGA
- a CDS encoding GbsR/MarR family transcriptional regulator, whose translation MSVGRETRLSAWIERFAAHFAEEGIPLIGGRILGYLLVCQPTERTAAELSQELEASSGSISTNLKFLVNAGLVTKRTRRGRQAAQYRINEKRWVDLIQRKLDAMVSVRELTEAGMRLMSGDPERAVRLRTVDDLYTWLATELPAVWDRRPSSSR comes from the coding sequence ATGAGCGTCGGACGGGAAACGCGGCTGTCGGCGTGGATCGAGCGGTTCGCCGCGCACTTCGCCGAGGAGGGCATCCCGCTGATCGGGGGCCGCATCCTCGGCTACCTGCTGGTGTGCCAGCCGACGGAGCGGACCGCCGCCGAGCTGTCGCAGGAGCTGGAGGCCAGCAGCGGCTCGATCAGCACGAACCTGAAGTTCCTGGTCAACGCCGGTCTGGTGACGAAGCGGACGCGGCGCGGCCGGCAGGCGGCGCAGTACCGGATCAACGAGAAGCGGTGGGTCGACCTGATCCAGCGCAAGCTGGACGCCATGGTGAGCGTGCGCGAGCTGACCGAGGCCGGGATGCGGCTGATGAGCGGCGACCCGGAACGCGCCGTGCGGCTGCGGACCGTGGACGACCTCTACACGTGGCTGGCGACGGAGCTGCCCGCCGTCTGGGACCGCAGGCCCTCGTCGTCGCGCTGA
- a CDS encoding COX15/CtaA family protein, producing the protein MSVPSWFTTFLSTFQRAFAIAVVIAQGGIAVTGSIVRVTGSGLGCPTWPQCFEGSLVPVEHPEVASLHQWVEFGNRTLTGVVGVIAGLCVLAAWFNRPRRKRVVVLALVQFGGVVVQAVIGGFTVLTGLLWWTVSVHFLVSMALVWFAVLLVAALGEGDEPARPRVPRPLLALQGVQAVVLGLLLLAGTFVTAAGPHAGDAATPRLDVSVDTLSQLHADLLFLFLGMLVALGFALRGHPVPRRPYYALVAVVLSQGALGMVQYWTGVPEVLVSLHVLGAGAVVVATAALWVSTRERPQRDDEGLRSQTAGSSVASHV; encoded by the coding sequence GTGTCCGTCCCATCCTGGTTCACCACCTTCCTGAGCACGTTCCAGCGCGCGTTCGCCATCGCCGTCGTGATCGCCCAAGGCGGCATCGCGGTCACCGGGTCGATCGTGCGGGTGACCGGGTCGGGCCTCGGCTGCCCCACCTGGCCGCAGTGCTTCGAAGGCAGCCTCGTGCCGGTCGAGCACCCCGAGGTGGCGTCGCTGCACCAGTGGGTCGAGTTCGGCAACCGCACGCTGACCGGTGTCGTCGGCGTCATCGCGGGCCTGTGCGTGCTGGCGGCGTGGTTCAACCGGCCGCGGCGCAAGCGGGTCGTGGTGCTGGCGCTCGTGCAGTTCGGCGGCGTCGTGGTGCAGGCCGTGATCGGCGGGTTCACCGTGCTCACCGGCCTGCTGTGGTGGACGGTGAGCGTGCACTTCCTGGTGTCGATGGCGCTGGTCTGGTTCGCCGTGCTGCTGGTCGCGGCGCTGGGCGAGGGCGACGAGCCCGCCCGGCCGCGCGTGCCCCGGCCGCTGCTGGCGCTGCAGGGCGTGCAGGCGGTCGTGCTCGGTCTGCTGCTGCTGGCCGGCACGTTCGTCACCGCCGCCGGGCCGCACGCGGGCGACGCGGCCACCCCGCGCCTGGACGTGTCGGTGGACACGCTGTCCCAGCTGCACGCCGACCTGCTGTTCCTGTTCCTGGGCATGCTGGTCGCGCTGGGCTTCGCGCTGCGCGGCCACCCCGTGCCCCGTCGGCCCTACTACGCGCTCGTGGCCGTGGTGCTGTCGCAGGGCGCGCTGGGCATGGTCCAGTACTGGACCGGTGTGCCCGAGGTGCTGGTCTCACTGCACGTGCTGGGCGCCGGCGCGGTCGTCGTCGCCACCGCCGCCCTGTGGGTCTCCACCCGCGAACGGCCTCAGCGCGACGACGAGGGCCTGCGGTCCCAGACGGCGGGCAGCTCCGTCGCCAGCCACGTGTAG
- a CDS encoding ABC transporter permease, with translation MLVAQARTETLLTLRNGEQILLTVLIPAALLVAMSLMDVIPVPEPRVGSATARILALAVISSAFTGQAIALGFDRRYGVLKRLAATALPRWLLVAGRVASALAVVAVQVVIIAVIALLLGWRLPSATGLLWTAVLIVLGTLSFGALGVLLGGALRAEVVLALANIVWFALLLVGGVALGLDTLPAWLATVVDALPSAALALALHDAVVDGAAPRPGHVAVLVVWGVAAGALATRTTKLG, from the coding sequence ATGCTGGTCGCCCAGGCCCGCACCGAGACCCTGCTCACCCTGCGCAACGGCGAGCAGATCCTGCTGACCGTGCTCATCCCGGCGGCGCTGCTGGTCGCGATGAGCCTGATGGACGTCATCCCGGTGCCCGAACCGCGGGTCGGCTCGGCCACCGCGCGCATCCTCGCGCTGGCCGTGATCTCGTCCGCGTTCACCGGGCAGGCGATCGCGCTGGGCTTCGACCGCCGTTACGGCGTGCTCAAGCGGCTCGCCGCGACCGCGCTCCCCCGCTGGCTGCTCGTCGCCGGACGGGTCGCCTCGGCGTTGGCCGTGGTCGCCGTGCAGGTCGTGATCATCGCGGTGATCGCGCTGCTGCTGGGCTGGCGGCTGCCGTCCGCGACCGGCCTGCTGTGGACGGCCGTGCTGATCGTGCTCGGCACGCTGTCGTTCGGCGCGCTCGGCGTGCTGCTCGGCGGGGCGCTGCGGGCGGAGGTCGTGCTCGCGCTGGCCAACATCGTGTGGTTCGCGCTGCTGCTCGTCGGCGGTGTCGCGCTCGGCCTGGACACCCTGCCGGCGTGGCTGGCGACCGTCGTGGACGCGCTGCCGTCCGCCGCGCTCGCGCTGGCGCTGCACGACGCCGTGGTCGACGGGGCCGCGCCGCGACCCGGCCACGTCGCCGTGCTCGTGGTGTGGGGCGTGGCCGCGGGCGCGCTGGCGACGAGGACCACGAAGCTCGGGTGA
- a CDS encoding ABC transporter ATP-binding protein, with the protein MSPHPQHPAVEVSGLVKRYGSTVAVNGLDLTLDTGSVLALLGPNGAGKTTTVEVCEGFRAADGGEVRVLGLDPGRDGDALRPRIGVMPQGGGGYPGVRADEMLRLVAACAANPLDPAWLLDVLGLTSSVRTPYKRLSGGQQQRLSLACALVGRPELVFLDEPTAGMDPQARRLVWELVSALRADGVSVLLTTHLMDEAEALADHVVIVDAGRVVAQGSPAELTEHHADDRQLRFRARPGLELTLLRDALPEGLQVREASRGTYLVHGTIDPQVLSTVTSWCAQQGVLAEELTVARRSLEDVFLELTGRELRS; encoded by the coding sequence GTGAGCCCGCACCCCCAGCACCCTGCCGTGGAAGTGTCGGGGCTGGTCAAGCGCTACGGCTCCACCGTCGCGGTGAACGGACTCGACCTCACCCTCGACACCGGCTCGGTCCTCGCGCTCCTCGGCCCCAACGGCGCCGGGAAGACGACGACCGTCGAGGTGTGCGAGGGGTTCCGGGCGGCCGACGGCGGCGAGGTCCGCGTCCTCGGCCTCGACCCGGGACGCGACGGCGACGCGTTGCGGCCCCGCATCGGCGTCATGCCGCAGGGCGGCGGCGGCTATCCCGGCGTGCGGGCCGACGAGATGCTGCGCCTGGTCGCCGCGTGCGCCGCGAACCCGCTCGACCCCGCGTGGCTGCTCGACGTGCTCGGGCTGACGTCCTCGGTGCGCACCCCGTACAAGCGGCTGTCCGGCGGGCAGCAGCAGCGCCTGTCGCTGGCGTGCGCCCTGGTCGGACGGCCCGAGCTGGTGTTCCTCGACGAGCCCACCGCCGGCATGGACCCCCAGGCCCGCCGCCTGGTGTGGGAGCTGGTGTCGGCGCTGCGCGCGGACGGCGTGAGCGTGCTGCTCACCACCCACCTCATGGACGAGGCCGAGGCGCTGGCCGACCACGTCGTCATCGTCGACGCCGGCCGCGTCGTGGCGCAGGGCAGCCCCGCCGAGCTCACCGAGCACCACGCCGACGACCGGCAGCTCCGCTTCCGCGCCCGACCCGGGCTGGAGCTGACGCTGCTGCGCGACGCCCTGCCGGAAGGTCTGCAGGTGCGCGAGGCCAGCCGGGGCACCTACCTGGTGCACGGCACCATCGACCCGCAGGTCCTCTCCACGGTCACCTCGTGGTGCGCCCAGCAGGGCGTGCTGGCCGAGGAGCTGACCGTGGCCAGGCGCAGCCTGGAGGACGTGTTCCTGGAGCTGACCGGCAGGGAGCTGCGCTCGTGA
- a CDS encoding DUF998 domain-containing protein: protein MVEIRGESRTAVSPPVVGGLVLSLFPIVYLHVASVGELSPIARTISDYIFVDHGSGLLAATSLTLAAASAGLLVTLIRAGLPRRGPVAVLMGLWSAGLAVATVFPTDPIGAPTSFSGAVHRYAGAVMFASLPLAGWLISRTFIPSTTLRRFSIAAAITSVAFMLSHVSVLFPGSGAVVLGLFERVLFALLYGLLFALASAVLRREETP from the coding sequence GTGGTGGAGATCCGGGGGGAAAGTCGGACGGCGGTGTCGCCGCCGGTCGTCGGGGGACTCGTCCTGTCGTTGTTCCCGATTGTTTACCTGCACGTGGCGTCGGTCGGTGAGCTCAGCCCGATCGCCCGCACGATCAGCGATTACATCTTCGTGGACCACGGCAGCGGGTTGCTCGCCGCGACCTCGCTGACCCTGGCGGCGGCGTCGGCGGGCCTGCTCGTCACCCTGATCCGGGCGGGTTTGCCCAGGCGGGGGCCGGTGGCGGTGCTGATGGGGCTGTGGTCGGCGGGACTGGCGGTGGCGACGGTGTTCCCCACCGACCCGATCGGCGCGCCCACGTCGTTCTCCGGCGCGGTGCACCGCTACGCGGGCGCGGTGATGTTCGCGAGCCTGCCGCTGGCCGGGTGGCTGATTTCCCGGACGTTCATCCCCAGTACCACCCTGCGTCGTTTTTCCATTGCTGCCGCAATCACCTCGGTGGCATTCATGCTCAGCCACGTCTCGGTGCTCTTCCCGGGCAGCGGCGCGGTCGTCCTCGGGCTTTTCGAGCGTGTTCTGTTCGCGTTGCTCTACGGCCTGCTGTTCGCGCTGGCCTCCGCCGTCCTGCGCCGCGAGGAGACGCCATGA